In the Maribacter sp. MJ134 genome, one interval contains:
- a CDS encoding VOC family protein: MKKISVLITLIFSLTASAQSFDFKIDHFAIVVDDVDKSAEFYGTILKLVETPHPDKKPGFRWFTISGKSQIHLIQKEFAPFEKNKSMHLCLATQDLDSVIGNLKRNNIKFWDWPGKENAITTRTDGVQQIYIQDPDESIGLKLIPPNIKLNIEKRKLQVLN, from the coding sequence ATGAAAAAAATCAGCGTACTTATTACCCTAATTTTTAGTCTCACTGCTTCGGCACAGTCTTTTGACTTCAAAATAGACCATTTTGCGATTGTTGTAGACGATGTAGATAAGAGCGCAGAATTTTATGGTACTATTTTAAAATTAGTAGAAACCCCGCATCCGGATAAAAAACCAGGATTTCGATGGTTTACTATAAGTGGAAAATCTCAGATACATCTTATTCAAAAGGAATTCGCTCCCTTTGAAAAAAATAAGTCTATGCATCTATGCTTGGCGACGCAAGATTTAGATAGCGTTATAGGCAATCTTAAAAGGAACAATATCAAATTTTGGGATTGGCCCGGGAAAGAGAACGCGATTACCACGAGGACAGATGGAGTACAACAAATTTATATTCAAGACCCAGATGAGAGTATTGGATTGAAATTAATACCGCCCAACATTAAACTCAATATTGAAAAACGGAAGTTACAAGTATTAAATTGA
- a CDS encoding cryptochrome/photolyase family protein yields the protein MSKEVSVFWFRRDLRLDDNIGFLQALKSDYPVLPIFIFDTEILDKLSKDDPRVNFIHETLQSMKEDLQENDDSSIALYHGKPQEVFKNLIEEYDIKGVFTNHDYEPYAKKRDEEIKNFLDEHDISFHTFKDQVIFEKSEVVKDDGEPYVVYTPYKNKWKSQFNADHLTVHYTSQYRSNLIKHSRLPNLSLSDMGFETSKIKVPAYTVTPTLINNYEDTRNYPAIENGTSRLGPHLRFGTVSVRKMMKKAIAEENEIFWSELIWREFFMQILWHFPHTRNKAFRSKYDRIEWRNNEDEFEKWKNGMTGYALVDAGMRELNTTGYMHNRVRMLVASFLCKHLLIDWRWGETYFAEKLLDYDMSANVGNWQWAAGSGVDAAPYFRIFNPMTQIDKFDKQREYINKWVPELQELSYPDKMVDHKMARERCLKTYKEAVS from the coding sequence ACTGAAATTTTAGATAAACTGTCTAAAGACGACCCCCGTGTAAATTTTATACATGAGACACTCCAGAGTATGAAAGAAGATTTGCAGGAGAATGACGATAGTTCTATTGCGCTATACCATGGCAAACCTCAAGAGGTGTTCAAGAATCTTATCGAGGAATACGATATTAAAGGCGTTTTTACGAATCACGATTACGAGCCATATGCTAAAAAGCGCGATGAAGAGATAAAAAATTTTCTTGATGAACATGACATTTCATTTCATACTTTCAAAGACCAAGTGATTTTTGAGAAAAGTGAGGTCGTAAAAGATGATGGAGAACCGTATGTGGTCTACACACCTTATAAGAATAAATGGAAATCCCAGTTCAACGCAGACCACTTAACGGTACATTATACAAGTCAATACAGGAGTAATCTCATCAAACACTCAAGGCTACCGAACCTTTCTTTATCCGACATGGGTTTTGAAACCTCAAAGATAAAAGTCCCTGCATATACCGTAACCCCTACTCTAATTAATAATTACGAAGATACACGCAATTACCCCGCAATAGAAAACGGAACTTCAAGACTTGGTCCACATCTAAGATTCGGAACAGTATCGGTACGTAAAATGATGAAAAAAGCTATTGCCGAAGAAAATGAAATCTTTTGGAGCGAACTTATTTGGCGGGAATTCTTTATGCAGATTCTATGGCATTTTCCCCACACCCGAAACAAAGCGTTTCGCTCAAAATATGACCGCATAGAATGGCGGAACAATGAAGATGAATTTGAAAAATGGAAAAATGGGATGACGGGCTATGCACTGGTAGATGCAGGAATGCGAGAGCTCAATACCACTGGGTATATGCACAACCGCGTGCGTATGTTGGTGGCCAGTTTCTTATGCAAACATCTACTAATTGACTGGCGCTGGGGCGAAACCTATTTTGCTGAAAAACTACTGGACTATGACATGAGTGCCAATGTTGGTAATTGGCAATGGGCAGCAGGTAGCGGTGTAGATGCTGCTCCGTATTTTAGAATTTTCAATCCCATGACACAGATTGATAAGTTTGATAAGCAAAGGGAATACATTAATAAGTGGGTTCCAGAATTACAGGAATTAAGTTACCCGGATAAGATGGTAGACCATAAAATGGCACGAGAGCGCTGTTTAAAAACCTACAAGGAAGCCGTGAGCTAG
- a CDS encoding DUF493 family protein, with the protein MADKNTEEFYTRLKEQLLDSSSWPSNYLYKFIVASDEDKIKQIHKIFDNTGAVIESKKSKKGKYTSVSITVNLENPDQVIQKYKEVGAIEGVISL; encoded by the coding sequence ATGGCCGATAAGAATACAGAGGAATTTTATACACGTTTAAAGGAGCAGTTATTAGACAGTAGTTCGTGGCCTTCTAACTATCTCTACAAGTTCATTGTTGCTTCTGATGAAGATAAAATCAAACAAATACACAAAATTTTTGATAATACGGGAGCGGTTATCGAATCTAAAAAATCAAAAAAAGGGAAATACACGAGTGTATCCATTACGGTAAATCTTGAAAACCCTGATCAAGTAATCCAAAAATATAAGGAAGTAGGCGCAATAGAGGGGGTAATCTCCTTGTAA
- the murA gene encoding UDP-N-acetylglucosamine 1-carboxyvinyltransferase, giving the protein MGTFRIEGGHQLSGEITPQGAKNEALQILCAVLLTPEKVYIHNIPDIVDVNKLIALLEDLGVKIQKKGKGSYTFKADDINLDYLQSDQFKKDGRGLRGSIMLVGPLLARFGKGYIPKPGGDKIGRRRLDTHFEGFIKLGAKFRYNREEYFYGVEAKKLKGTYMLLDEASVTGTANIVMAAVLAEGQTTIYNAACEPYLQQLCKMLNRMGAKISGVGSNLLVIDGVKELGGTEHTMLPDMIEIGSWIGLAAMTKSELTIKNVSWDDLGQIPTVFKKLGIQLERKGDDIYIPEHKDGYEIQNYIDGSILTIADAPWPGLTPDLLSIILVMSTQARGEVVIHQKMFESRLFFVDKLLDMGAKIILCDPHRAAVMGHDFKSSLKATTMTSPDIRAGVSLLIAALSAKGTSTIHNIEQIDRGYENIDERLRAIGAKITRL; this is encoded by the coding sequence ATGGGAACATTCAGAATAGAAGGTGGTCACCAACTTTCAGGTGAAATAACGCCTCAAGGGGCCAAAAACGAAGCTTTACAAATCCTTTGTGCAGTACTTCTTACTCCGGAAAAGGTATACATACATAACATACCGGATATCGTAGATGTGAACAAGCTTATTGCCCTTTTAGAGGATTTGGGCGTTAAGATTCAGAAAAAAGGCAAAGGTTCTTATACGTTTAAAGCGGACGACATCAACTTAGATTATCTGCAATCCGATCAGTTTAAGAAAGACGGAAGAGGACTTAGAGGTTCTATAATGTTGGTTGGGCCTTTATTGGCAAGATTTGGTAAGGGATACATTCCGAAGCCCGGTGGAGACAAAATTGGTAGGCGCAGGCTAGATACCCACTTTGAAGGTTTTATCAAACTAGGCGCTAAATTCAGGTACAATCGTGAAGAATATTTCTACGGAGTGGAAGCTAAAAAACTAAAAGGAACTTACATGCTTTTAGATGAGGCTTCGGTAACCGGGACCGCTAATATTGTTATGGCGGCCGTACTGGCGGAAGGGCAGACGACTATTTATAATGCGGCCTGTGAGCCCTACTTACAGCAGCTCTGTAAGATGCTGAACCGTATGGGAGCTAAAATTTCCGGTGTTGGCTCCAATCTTTTGGTGATAGATGGTGTTAAAGAATTAGGTGGTACGGAACACACGATGCTTCCCGACATGATTGAAATTGGTAGCTGGATAGGTCTTGCTGCAATGACAAAGAGCGAACTTACCATCAAAAATGTAAGCTGGGACGATTTGGGACAAATACCCACGGTTTTTAAAAAGCTGGGAATTCAGCTAGAACGAAAAGGTGATGATATTTATATTCCCGAGCATAAAGACGGATATGAGATACAAAACTATATAGATGGTTCTATCTTAACTATCGCAGATGCACCTTGGCCTGGATTAACGCCAGATTTATTAAGTATTATTCTCGTAATGTCCACGCAGGCTAGGGGAGAAGTGGTCATACATCAAAAAATGTTCGAGAGCCGATTGTTCTTTGTGGATAAATTGTTGGACATGGGTGCTAAGATTATTCTTTGTGATCCGCATAGAGCTGCGGTCATGGGACATGATTTTAAATCTAGTCTAAAGGCGACGACCATGACTTCGCCGGACATAAGGGCAGGAGTATCATTATTGATAGCTGCACTTTCCGCAAAAGGCACTTCTACCATCCATAATATTGAGCAAATAGACCGAGGTTATGAAAATATAGACGAACGTTTGCGTGCTATTGGTGCTAAAATTACGAGACTCTAA
- a CDS encoding DUF6340 family protein, which translates to MKNLFQLFTLIALLLFLGACSATNRLTMGVTEPARIPLDSDITKIGIINRSIPSEGNKVVDEIDKILSLEGKNLDKEGAEAAIRGLADELTRGERFDKVEIITAIDSQRKGLGVFPAALPWDTVEQICKEYDVDILFSLEFYDTDTAADYELSMVTIPNNLGIDAKVPGHKVQLNTVIKNGWRVYDPVGSALLDEYVSKNYLTSRGAGINPVKAIKAVIGRKEGVQEISSNLGNQYGLQTKPLRRRVARDYFVRGTDNFSIARRRAQTGDWNGAADLWEREINHPKMKVAGRAYYNMAIINEINGNLEKAIEWASKAYSDYGNNMALGYVNILKRRVVDQRQLNNQLSSLNFD; encoded by the coding sequence ATGAAAAATCTATTTCAGTTATTTACGCTCATTGCTTTGCTTTTATTTTTAGGAGCTTGTAGTGCTACCAATCGTTTAACCATGGGGGTTACGGAACCAGCTAGAATTCCTTTGGATTCCGATATTACTAAAATCGGAATTATTAATAGAAGTATTCCCTCCGAAGGAAATAAGGTAGTTGATGAAATAGATAAAATATTATCCTTAGAGGGAAAAAATTTAGACAAGGAAGGCGCCGAGGCAGCCATTAGAGGATTGGCCGACGAATTGACTAGAGGAGAACGTTTTGACAAAGTTGAAATAATAACAGCTATCGATTCTCAACGAAAAGGTCTTGGAGTATTTCCGGCTGCACTCCCTTGGGATACCGTGGAACAGATTTGTAAAGAGTATGATGTAGATATCTTATTTTCATTAGAGTTTTATGATACGGATACGGCGGCAGATTACGAATTGAGTATGGTTACCATACCTAATAATTTAGGAATAGACGCTAAGGTCCCTGGACATAAGGTGCAATTGAATACAGTCATAAAGAACGGTTGGCGCGTTTATGACCCTGTGGGGAGTGCGCTTTTGGACGAGTACGTTTCTAAGAACTATTTAACTTCAAGGGGCGCAGGGATAAATCCAGTTAAAGCCATTAAAGCTGTAATCGGCAGAAAAGAGGGCGTACAAGAAATTAGCAGCAATTTAGGTAACCAGTACGGTTTGCAGACAAAACCGTTAAGAAGGAGAGTGGCAAGGGATTATTTTGTTCGTGGTACGGATAACTTTTCTATAGCCAGAAGAAGGGCGCAAACTGGAGATTGGAATGGTGCTGCCGATTTATGGGAACGTGAAATTAACCATCCCAAAATGAAAGTAGCCGGACGTGCCTACTACAATATGGCTATTATAAATGAGATAAACGGTAATTTAGAGAAAGCCATTGAATGGGCCTCCAAGGCCTATTCCGATTATGGTAATAATATGGCGCTGGGCTACGTAAATATTCTAAAAAGAAGAGTTGTTGACCAAAGGCAATTGAACAATCAGTTATCAAGTCTAAATTTTGACTAG
- a CDS encoding DUF4290 domain-containing protein produces the protein MDLVEHLEYNTERPHLIIPEYGRHFQKMVDHAVSIADPVERNKIAQSIISVMGNLQPHLRDVPDFQHKLWDQLFIMSDFKLDVESPFPITSKEVLRQRPEPLEYPQNFPKYRFYGNNIKRMIDVAVSWEKGDKRSGLEYTIANHMKKCYLNWNKDVVDDSTIFKHLFELSDGQIDLAADGESLTDSGQFLKNRVAKNPRSSSNKKNQRNNNRGKKRY, from the coding sequence TTGGATTTAGTAGAACACCTAGAATATAATACGGAGCGTCCACATTTGATTATTCCGGAATACGGTCGTCATTTTCAAAAGATGGTAGACCATGCGGTCTCAATAGCCGACCCTGTAGAAAGAAACAAGATTGCTCAATCCATTATCAGTGTAATGGGAAACCTACAACCCCATCTAAGGGATGTTCCAGATTTTCAACACAAATTGTGGGATCAGTTATTTATTATGTCCGATTTTAAATTGGATGTAGAGTCTCCTTTTCCTATAACCTCTAAGGAAGTATTACGTCAAAGGCCAGAGCCTTTGGAGTATCCTCAAAATTTTCCGAAATATCGTTTTTACGGGAATAACATCAAAAGAATGATTGATGTTGCAGTGAGTTGGGAAAAAGGCGATAAGCGTTCAGGATTGGAATATACGATTGCCAATCACATGAAAAAGTGCTACCTGAACTGGAACAAGGACGTGGTCGATGATTCTACCATTTTTAAACATCTTTTTGAACTTAGCGATGGCCAAATTGATTTGGCTGCCGATGGTGAAAGCCTTACCGATAGTGGACAGTTCCTAAAAAATAGAGTAGCCAAAAATCCAAGGTCTAGCTCCAATAAGAAAAATCAAAGAAATAATAATCGCGGTAAAAAACGCTACTAA
- a CDS encoding alkyl hydroperoxide reductase — MKLTLKLAAVYNILWGAWVVLFPNHFFDIVGMEPLNHPMVWQGMGMVIGVYGLGYWWASYDPLRHWPIVAVGFLGKIFGPLGFLFNYLQDIVPFEFVYTLITNDFIWWIPFFLILKKVHYEYKWKLT, encoded by the coding sequence ATGAAACTCACCTTGAAACTTGCCGCGGTATACAATATATTATGGGGTGCATGGGTAGTACTTTTTCCTAATCACTTTTTTGACATTGTAGGTATGGAACCTTTAAATCATCCTATGGTATGGCAAGGAATGGGAATGGTAATTGGCGTATACGGCCTAGGTTACTGGTGGGCTTCCTATGACCCCTTGAGACATTGGCCCATTGTAGCGGTAGGTTTTCTTGGAAAAATTTTTGGTCCTCTTGGCTTCTTGTTCAACTACCTGCAAGATATTGTCCCGTTTGAATTTGTTTACACCTTAATAACCAACGATTTTATATGGTGGATTCCCTTCTTTCTTATTCTAAAAAAAGTACACTACGAGTATAAATGGAAGCTGACCTGA
- a CDS encoding pirin family protein, translating into MSSPIQQIFRLGFPWQTQDPFLFCVYHLDHYPRGNGEMGPDASLEGRDLGNDFTLKDGWRMYHGESIPGFPAHPHRGFETITIVNKGFCDHSDSLGAAGRFGQGDVQWMTAGSGVQHSEMFPLLNTEKDNTLELFQIWLNLPKANKFVPPHFKMLWHEDIPVLQQEGVRIKVIAGSFKDTDAPEPAPDSWAATTTNEVAIWNIHIESGSNFILPKASQDLSRTLYFYEGEAIEIDNQKIMPNHGIQLNSVEDVIIGAKTKTASLLLLQGKPIAEPVAKYGPFVMNSDDEIQKAMQEYQLTQFGGWPWRYPDNVHEVDKGRFAKYPDGTLVEKS; encoded by the coding sequence ATGAGTAGTCCCATTCAACAAATTTTTCGACTAGGTTTTCCTTGGCAAACGCAAGATCCATTTTTATTCTGTGTTTATCATTTGGACCACTATCCCAGGGGCAATGGCGAAATGGGACCAGACGCCTCTTTGGAAGGTAGAGATTTAGGAAACGATTTTACATTGAAAGATGGCTGGCGCATGTATCATGGAGAAAGCATTCCAGGCTTTCCCGCACATCCTCACCGAGGTTTTGAGACCATTACCATTGTCAACAAAGGTTTTTGTGACCATTCCGATTCTCTAGGTGCCGCCGGAAGATTTGGCCAAGGCGATGTACAATGGATGACCGCTGGAAGCGGAGTACAACATTCCGAAATGTTTCCACTATTGAACACCGAGAAAGATAATACGCTAGAGCTATTTCAGATATGGCTTAACCTGCCAAAAGCAAATAAATTTGTGCCGCCGCATTTTAAGATGTTATGGCACGAAGACATTCCTGTTTTACAGCAAGAAGGTGTTCGTATAAAAGTGATTGCAGGCAGTTTTAAAGATACTGACGCCCCTGAGCCTGCGCCAGATTCTTGGGCCGCTACAACAACGAATGAAGTCGCCATCTGGAATATTCATATCGAGTCTGGAAGCAATTTTATTTTGCCAAAAGCTTCTCAGGATCTAAGTCGCACCTTATATTTTTATGAAGGGGAAGCGATTGAGATAGATAATCAAAAAATAATGCCAAATCACGGTATTCAATTGAATTCAGTTGAGGATGTCATTATTGGCGCTAAGACCAAAACGGCTTCTCTCCTGCTTTTACAAGGGAAACCAATAGCGGAACCAGTGGCCAAATATGGTCCTTTTGTAATGAATTCCGATGATGAAATACAAAAAGCGATGCAAGAATACCAATTGACACAATTTGGCGGTTGGCCTTGGCGCTACCCAGATAATGTACACGAAGTAGACAAAGGCAGGTTTGCTAAATATCCTGATGGTACTTTAGTGGAAAAATCATAA
- a CDS encoding cryptochrome/deoxyribodipyrimidine photo-lyase family protein, with translation MVVVWFKRDLRLLDHEPLVKAINTGLPILLLYSFEPLWTQDAHYSSKHINFIKQSLQGLQRQLGFYNTKILVLHTPILDTFKALHQQTKIERLFSYQETGMRITYDRDIAVSKWCKANEIHWEESTQNGVFRGRRDRKKWKEDWVSFINANIFKPDMEVGTFYSIAQIDDLIAKHFTPVSLITPANSKIQKGGTEYAVKYLDSFLKERIKGYNYNYSKPATSRLYSSRLSPYLAWGNLSTRQVCQYAAGHKRRTENKRNLSSFLSRMRWQAHFIQKFEMEGEMEFRSLNKGYHQLEKERKPHLQKAWREGKTGVPLIDAAMRCLMETGFINFRLRAMLASFFTHLLWQPWQDCTEHLAKNFLDFEPGIHFPQLNMQSGETGVNTIRIYNPIKNSLEHDSEGVFIKKWVPELKDLPVAYLHEPWKIPLMEQGFLGFTIGKDYPEPIVCLKTMRKFAGDALYAFKKNKKTQIESKRIVKKHTLPGRPVWDEHS, from the coding sequence ATGGTAGTTGTTTGGTTCAAAAGAGATTTAAGGCTATTGGACCACGAACCGCTCGTCAAGGCCATTAATACAGGACTACCTATACTTTTGCTATATAGTTTTGAACCTCTTTGGACACAGGATGCCCATTACAGCAGCAAACATATCAACTTCATTAAGCAAAGCCTCCAAGGTTTACAACGCCAACTAGGTTTCTATAACACTAAGATTTTGGTTTTGCACACACCCATTTTAGACACATTTAAAGCCCTGCATCAACAAACCAAAATTGAACGATTATTTTCATATCAAGAGACAGGAATGCGTATTACGTACGACCGCGATATTGCCGTATCAAAATGGTGTAAGGCAAATGAGATTCATTGGGAGGAAAGTACTCAAAACGGTGTTTTTAGAGGAAGACGAGATAGAAAAAAATGGAAAGAGGATTGGGTTTCTTTTATTAATGCAAATATATTTAAGCCCGATATGGAAGTGGGTACATTCTATAGCATCGCTCAGATTGATGACTTGATAGCAAAACATTTTACTCCCGTCTCTTTAATAACACCCGCCAACTCAAAAATTCAAAAAGGAGGTACTGAATATGCCGTGAAATATCTGGATTCTTTCTTAAAAGAACGTATTAAAGGGTACAACTATAATTACTCAAAACCAGCTACATCAAGGCTTTATAGTAGTAGACTATCGCCATATCTGGCCTGGGGTAATCTGTCCACACGGCAGGTATGCCAATACGCCGCAGGACATAAAAGGAGGACGGAAAACAAACGTAATCTAAGTTCTTTTCTTTCACGTATGCGATGGCAGGCACACTTTATTCAAAAATTTGAAATGGAGGGTGAGATGGAGTTCAGAAGTCTTAACAAGGGGTACCATCAACTAGAAAAGGAAAGAAAACCCCACTTACAAAAAGCGTGGCGAGAAGGCAAAACAGGGGTGCCATTAATTGATGCAGCAATGCGCTGTTTAATGGAAACAGGATTTATAAACTTTAGGTTACGTGCCATGCTGGCGTCTTTTTTCACGCATCTGCTCTGGCAACCTTGGCAAGATTGTACGGAACATTTGGCCAAAAATTTTCTTGACTTTGAACCGGGAATACATTTTCCGCAATTGAATATGCAATCTGGAGAAACAGGTGTTAATACTATTCGTATTTATAACCCTATAAAAAATAGTCTAGAACACGATTCAGAGGGTGTTTTTATTAAAAAATGGGTACCTGAATTGAAGGACCTTCCCGTAGCATACCTACATGAACCATGGAAAATTCCATTAATGGAACAGGGGTTTTTAGGTTTCACTATCGGAAAAGACTATCCAGAACCTATCGTTTGTTTAAAAACGATGCGAAAATTTGCCGGAGATGCATTGTATGCGTTCAAAAAAAATAAAAAAACCCAAATAGAGAGTAAAAGAATCGTTAAAAAGCATACTCTCCCAGGAAGACCGGTTTGGGATGAACACAGCTAA
- a CDS encoding amidohydrolase produces the protein MKNTVLTTLILLSCFVATGQKLSKNKKAIIASVENHKNELIRISDSIWALAETAFNEKGSSKILADYAEKNGLKVTRGVADIPTAFTATYGSGKPVISILGEFDALPGISQKTTPVKEPYKEGAAGHGCGHNMFGTSSLGAAIAIKELMDAGEIKGTVKFLGTPAEEKYFAKVWMVKAGLWDDVDVNISWHPSAGIEADVQSGLSLIDFIVEFYGQTAHASADPWNGKSASDALELYTTGINYYREHILPSSRIHYHIQDGGQVVNVVPDYAKLWVRVRDPKRKIMLPTYERVKEMAEGAAIMADVDYKISLVSGIYETLVNRSGGEIMQANLELLGPITYTEEETAFGKAIQKATGKPEVGMDSKIYPLKETEETPGGGSTDVGDVSWNVPNINLGVTVAPKDTPWHSWAVVACGGMSIGHKGMVYAAKAMGMTMLDLFENPKMVTKVKEEFKTRKGDEVYEPMIDGPAPINGN, from the coding sequence ATGAAAAACACTGTTTTAACCACCTTGATTTTATTATCCTGCTTCGTTGCTACAGGACAAAAATTATCTAAAAACAAGAAGGCTATTATTGCTTCTGTCGAAAATCACAAAAACGAACTCATTAGAATAAGTGATTCTATTTGGGCATTGGCAGAAACAGCTTTCAATGAAAAAGGTTCTTCTAAAATTTTGGCGGATTATGCGGAAAAAAATGGACTTAAAGTCACCCGTGGCGTTGCCGATATCCCGACCGCTTTTACCGCTACCTATGGTTCTGGAAAGCCAGTTATAAGCATACTGGGGGAGTTTGATGCGCTTCCTGGTATATCACAGAAAACCACGCCTGTAAAAGAACCTTATAAAGAAGGTGCAGCGGGTCATGGTTGCGGTCATAACATGTTCGGCACATCAAGTCTTGGTGCTGCCATTGCGATAAAAGAGTTGATGGATGCAGGTGAAATAAAAGGTACGGTTAAATTTCTAGGAACTCCGGCGGAAGAAAAATACTTTGCTAAGGTCTGGATGGTAAAAGCAGGGCTTTGGGACGATGTAGACGTAAATATTAGTTGGCACCCTTCAGCAGGTATTGAGGCGGATGTACAAAGCGGTCTTTCGCTAATTGATTTTATAGTAGAGTTCTATGGACAAACTGCTCATGCCTCCGCGGATCCATGGAACGGAAAAAGTGCTTCCGATGCCTTAGAGCTTTATACTACAGGAATCAACTACTATAGAGAACATATACTTCCAAGTTCTAGAATACACTATCATATTCAGGATGGCGGACAGGTAGTGAACGTTGTACCGGACTATGCTAAACTTTGGGTCCGTGTACGCGACCCAAAACGTAAGATAATGTTACCCACTTATGAGCGAGTAAAGGAAATGGCGGAAGGTGCCGCCATTATGGCGGATGTAGATTATAAAATCTCCTTGGTTTCTGGTATCTATGAAACCTTGGTGAACCGCTCTGGAGGTGAAATTATGCAGGCGAATTTAGAATTATTGGGTCCTATCACCTACACCGAAGAAGAAACGGCATTTGGCAAAGCCATACAAAAGGCTACAGGAAAACCAGAAGTGGGTATGGACAGTAAAATATATCCTTTAAAAGAGACCGAGGAAACTCCAGGTGGCGGTTCAACTGATGTTGGTGATGTTAGTTGGAATGTTCCCAACATTAACCTTGGGGTAACCGTAGCTCCTAAAGATACTCCATGGCACTCTTGGGCAGTGGTCGCCTGTGGCGGAATGTCCATAGGCCATAAAGGAATGGTATATGCCGCTAAAGCAATGGGTATGACCATGTTGGATTTGTTTGAAAATCCAAAAATGGTGACAAAAGTGAAAGAGGAGTTTAAGACTAGAAAAGGAGATGAAGTTTACGAACCAATGATTGATGGTCCTGCACCAATCAATGGAAATTAA
- a CDS encoding Lacal_2735 family protein, giving the protein MFGLFKKKSEKEKLEEKYKKLMKEAFDLSKSNRSASDGKYAEADKVQKEIDALEK; this is encoded by the coding sequence ATGTTCGGATTGTTTAAAAAGAAATCAGAAAAAGAGAAATTAGAAGAAAAATATAAAAAACTAATGAAGGAAGCCTTTGATCTTTCGAAGAGCAATCGCTCCGCTAGTGATGGTAAATATGCCGAAGCGGACAAAGTTCAAAAAGAAATAGACGCCTTAGAAAAATAA
- a CDS encoding S41 family peptidase, producing MFQKNFSFIITLLLLFSCGDNNEDIIEEDVISVSAVNFINEIIDIMEFNSLNRNGIDWSDFRSQVFEAAGQAQSIEEVYNSGAIKKALSLLDDNHSFISRENGQFISASTAVCPLVQPSRPDIPEDIGYIFIRGFSSSNEEEIIAFAQGLQDVIRDKDSSNLKGWIVDLRVNTGGNMWPMLAGIGPILGEGIAGYFIGANGDETSWEFSQGKAISGFNTIIDIQDSYNLINPNPKVAVLLDNATASSGEVMAISFINRDNSASFGTSTCGLSTGNTSFSLSDNSNLLLTTVVLADRQKNTFGDRIIPNFEASEDEIIARAIEYIRND from the coding sequence ATGTTTCAAAAGAACTTCTCATTTATAATAACCTTACTTCTTTTATTCTCATGCGGTGATAATAATGAAGATATTATTGAAGAAGATGTCATATCGGTTTCGGCAGTTAACTTTATAAATGAAATTATAGACATAATGGAGTTTAACTCATTAAATCGTAATGGGATTGATTGGTCAGATTTTAGAAGTCAAGTTTTTGAAGCGGCCGGACAAGCCCAAAGTATAGAAGAAGTTTATAATTCTGGCGCCATAAAAAAAGCATTGTCACTCTTAGATGACAACCATAGTTTTATCTCAAGAGAAAATGGTCAGTTTATTTCGGCATCCACCGCAGTTTGCCCTTTAGTTCAACCATCAAGACCTGATATTCCCGAGGATATCGGTTATATCTTTATCCGAGGTTTCAGCAGTTCAAATGAAGAGGAAATTATTGCTTTTGCACAGGGGTTACAAGATGTCATTAGAGATAAAGACAGTTCTAACCTGAAAGGTTGGATTGTTGATTTACGAGTAAACACTGGAGGTAACATGTGGCCAATGCTAGCAGGAATTGGTCCTATTTTGGGCGAAGGAATTGCTGGTTATTTCATTGGGGCTAATGGTGATGAAACTTCATGGGAATTTTCACAAGGAAAAGCTATTAGTGGATTTAATACCATCATTGATATCCAAGATTCATATAATCTAATTAACCCAAATCCCAAAGTTGCAGTTCTCTTGGACAACGCTACTGCTAGCTCAGGTGAGGTAATGGCTATTTCCTTCATAAATAGAGACAATAGTGCCTCCTTTGGGACGTCTACTTGCGGATTGTCTACTGGTAATACTAGCTTCTCATTAAGCGACAATTCAAATTTATTACTTACCACAGTAGTATTAGCTGACCGTCAAAAAAATACTTTTGGTGATAGAATAATCCCAAACTTTGAAGCCAGTGAAGATGAAATAATAGCCCGTGCAATTGAGTATATTAGGAATGATTAA